TCTGCCAGTGTTGCCACTCTCTTCACCCTGATGTTGGGTTTGACCTCGCTGCCCGCTGTGGCCGCTGAGCCGGACCTCGATGCTGCGACGAAGCAATCCTTGGAACAAGCGATCGAGCAGTACATCCGCACCCATCCGGAGGTCATCGAACAGTCGTTGCAAGCGCTGGAGGCCAGACGCGAAGCGGAAGAACGGGCCAAGCAAAAGGCCGCGCTTGCGACGCATCAGCAGGAACTCGTCAGCGATCCATCCTCGCCCATCAGCGGCAATGCGTCCGGGAACATTACGCTCGTGGAGTTCTTCGACTACCGCTGCGGCTACTGCAAGCGGGCAGCAGGCGCCGTCACCCAATTGCAGAAGGAAGATTCCCGCGTGCGCGTCGTCTATAAGGATTTCCCCATTCTCGGCGAAGCCTCCGAGCTGGCCGCCAAAGCAGCCCTCGCGTCAAAAGCCCAAGGCAAGCATCAAGCCTTCCACGAGGCCTTGCTGGCTTCGAAAGGCGAGATGACGAAGGAATCGATCTTCGCGATCGCAAAGGAAGTCGGGCTCGACACGAATCGTCTCGACGCCGACATGCGCAACCCTGAATGGCAACAGGTCATCGAACGGAATCGCGCCCTGGCGCGCAGCCTCGGCATCAACGGGACACCGGGATTCATCGTCGGCACGGAATTGGTGCCTGGTGCTTTGGACTTGAACGGATTGAAAGAACTGATCGCGCGGGCGGGAAGCAAGCCATAACGGCTGAGGCCCTCACCGCCGACGGCGCACACAGCCTGGGGAACTATGCCACCGACTCGCTCACTCATGCTTCTGGCAGCGATCCTCGGCACCACGCTCGTCCCCCATGCTTGGGGCGGCGAAGACTTTACCATGCCGTACCAATGCAAGCCTCAGTTCCACGCTCAAGCGCAGTTCACGGAAACAACCGCCACCTACGATCTCCAAGGCATGTGCGCGTATGTGGACAGTGGTGGCAACGCTTCTTCTGTTTGGACGTTCTACGGCAAAGGAACCTTTACAGCTGGAACACCAACTGGAAAGGCAACCGAGCAATATACCTTCTCTTCTCCTCAGGGAAACAGCGAGATGTTGCTCAGCATGAACTGCTTCGGCGACCCATGGATCGATGGAGGAATCTGCGATCGCAACTCTTTGCGAATCGCGTGGAAAGGGCTGACCTTTCCCCCATTGATGGACCAGTTTTCTCCAAGCGGGCCGATCCCGCCGCCGTTCTCGGCCTCCTATTTGCGGCGCGATCCTCCGCGCATCCAAGCTTACAAGGCCCAGCGCCAAACCTATTTGACGCAATTGCAGCAGGAACGCCAAGCCAAGATCTCCGGACTACCCCAACAGGTTCCCGGCGCACTCGACCAGACCATCAATGCCCCCTACATGCCGACGATCCTGAGCCCGGCCGAAGGGGCGCAGTTTGTGCGAGGCGGCCCAATGCTGCTGATGGTCAGGGCTCCCGAAAAGGACACCTTGGGGAATCTGGTGCAGATCGAATTTCAGCTCTGCGTGTTCGACCAAGCGAAGAATGCCTGCAATTGGCTTTCGCAAGGCATCGAAGGGAAGGTGGCCGTGCCCGATCTTCTGGCGGGCACCTATCGGCTTCCCCCACGCATCGCCGACAAGCCCGGCACCTGGCGACTCCGGGTGCAACGCCCCGCTGATCCAGTGGCCAGGACGGCGGCCGGCTATCCC
This Nitrospiraceae bacterium DNA region includes the following protein-coding sequences:
- a CDS encoding DsbA family protein, with translation MNLRRSASVATLFTLMLGLTSLPAVAAEPDLDAATKQSLEQAIEQYIRTHPEVIEQSLQALEARREAEERAKQKAALATHQQELVSDPSSPISGNASGNITLVEFFDYRCGYCKRAAGAVTQLQKEDSRVRVVYKDFPILGEASELAAKAALASKAQGKHQAFHEALLASKGEMTKESIFAIAKEVGLDTNRLDADMRNPEWQQVIERNRALARSLGINGTPGFIVGTELVPGALDLNGLKELIARAGSKP